In Insulibacter thermoxylanivorax, a genomic segment contains:
- a CDS encoding YiiX/YebB-like N1pC/P60 family cysteine hydrolase encodes MRKILAFMIALSLLLPTQAFALNPVAQDLESIVAQLSIISDGLTVQQIRDIIQSTSEELGLPEEYIANQILYEASYSLTKAHEAQLRNITPMGSSGGGGGSETTYPLDSSNKGDIFFETASTAGIEHGHVGLYYSDNILVESMPGDGVRTIDRSNKAVASGAKILAVKDTAASTSQKEAAVDWAYSRVGDAYSYNFISNRLTTCDKEKNCSKLVWCAYKIEADIDLDANGGLGVYPTDIRDSNLVTTIKSY; translated from the coding sequence ATGAGGAAGATATTGGCTTTTATGATCGCGTTATCACTATTATTACCAACACAAGCATTTGCGCTGAACCCTGTAGCTCAAGATCTCGAAAGCATTGTTGCTCAATTGTCGATTATCAGTGATGGACTAACTGTTCAGCAGATAAGAGATATCATCCAGTCCACTTCTGAGGAACTAGGTTTGCCTGAAGAGTATATAGCAAATCAAATACTATATGAAGCTTCTTACAGCCTAACTAAGGCACATGAAGCTCAACTAAGGAATATCACACCGATGGGATCTTCAGGCGGCGGTGGTGGTTCTGAAACTACTTATCCACTTGATAGCAGTAATAAAGGGGATATATTCTTTGAAACAGCTAGTACAGCAGGCATTGAACATGGTCATGTAGGCTTATACTACTCGGATAATATATTGGTAGAGTCAATGCCTGGCGATGGTGTAAGAACAATTGATCGTTCCAATAAAGCAGTTGCTTCGGGAGCTAAAATTTTAGCAGTCAAGGATACAGCAGCTTCTACATCACAAAAGGAAGCTGCTGTAGACTGGGCTTATTCCAGAGTGGGAGACGCTTATTCTTACAATTTCATTAGCAATAGACTTACGACTTGTGATAAAGAAAAAAACTGTTCAAAGTTGGTTTGGTGTGCGTATAAAATTGAAGCTGATATAGATCTTGATGCTAATGGAGGATTGGGTGTCTATCCGACGGATATCCGGGATTCAAACTTAGTTACAACTATCAAAAGTTATTAG